Part of the Cohnella candidum genome, AGTGGCGGGGATGCATTTCGATTTGGGAGAAGCGATTGAAGTTTTGGAACGCACGCCGGGAACACTGGCGTATTTTCTGACGGGTTTATCGGATGGATGGCTGCTCTGCGATGAAGGCGAGGGAACGTGGAATGTCACGCAGGTCATCGAGCATCTCATCGAAGGAGAGAAAACGAACTGGATTCCGCGGCTGCAAATCCTTTTGCGGGAAGGGGAAAACGCCGTATTTACTCCGTTCGTGCGTCTTCCATCCGAGGATTCCAGCCACGATAGGCCAATCCGGCAGAAACTGTCGGAATTCAAAGCCCTGAGACTCGAAAATATCGCCCGACTGAAAACGCTCATCCATACCGACGCGCAGCTTGAGTTGACC contains:
- a CDS encoding DinB family protein, producing the protein MHFDLGEAIEVLERTPGTLAYFLTGLSDGWLLCDEGEGTWNVTQVIEHLIEGEKTNWIPRLQILLREGENAVFTPFVRLPSEDSSHDRPIRQKLSEFKALRLENIARLKTLIHTDAQLELTGSHPAFGTVKARELLSTWVVHDFTHLAQIARVMAKRYGEDVGPWTAYLGILKNR